One Sulfuriferula thiophila DNA window includes the following coding sequences:
- a CDS encoding fructose-bisphosphate aldolase codes for MQVSAMERTIAELTAPTKVILATDESIGTMK; via the coding sequence ATGCAAGTATCTGCAATGGAACGGACGATAGCGGAACTGACCGCGCCGACCAAGGTTATTCTGGCGACAGATGAAAGCATCGGCACTATGAAGTAG